The sequence ACCAGAACTGGGTACCGGTAACATGCTGCTTCATGACTCATTGTACGGTGTGAGCACCGAGGAAGGCGCCCAACAGGCACAGGAAATAGTTGAGTACAACAAAGGAATAAAAACAGATGCAGTTGTGATGGTAACACCCGATGCAATTGATGCCCTTTTAACTGCAGTTGGTCCTGTAGAAGTGAATGGTCAAAATCAGACAATTACAGATTCCATTGGCTTCATAAGGAACATGACTGAGGAAAAGAACAGTACCGAAAAAAGGGGTGATGCTGTGCACAGTCTTATGGATCCTATACTCAACGCCGCCGAAGACAATCCAAGTATATACCTCAATCTGGCGAACGTTGCCATGGATCAGTACAACAAAGGAAACATCAGGGTTGTTCCAAGCGATCTCGTTGCACAGTTTGCAGTTACCAAAAGTGTGCACTCAATAATCTGATGAATCCATTTCAATTTTATTTTTTTAGTAAATAGTAAAAATTTCATAAGTTGAAAGGTACATTAATTATTGATTCAGTTTATCACACGTTTATGGATTGCTTTTAACAGAATAACTCTAATAAAAGGATATTCAAAGACCAAAATCTAATAAAGAGGTATTCAAAGTCCAAAGATGGTCTTTGGTTGTTGTATTATCACATTGCCCCACATCATTGAACACATAACCTATGAGATAAGAGATATTTAGAACAACAACCAAATGATAAATTTGAGATCCATAAGAATATTGAAATCTACAGAATAATCATAAATTTTTAAGTTAACCATGAAAAAGTTACAGAGGAAATGAAACATGAAGGGAATAGTTCTTGCAGGTGGATCAGGCACCCGCCTGTATCCAATTACAAAGGCAGTTTCAAAACAGTTACTGCCTATTTACGATAAACCAATGGTGTACTATCCACTGTCCGTTCTCATGCTTGCAGGTATAAGGGAAATACTGATCATCTCGACCCCAAGGGACTTACCTCTCTACAGGGACCTTCTTGGTGATGGTAGTGATCTGGGAGTGTCATTCTCCTACAAAATTCAGGAAGAACCAAAGGGACTTGCAGAAGCCTTTATTTTAGGTGAGGAGTTCATAGGTGATGACAGCGTTGCCCTGGTACTTGGTGATAACATATTCCACGGTCACAGGTTCAGTGAGATTCTGAAGAAGGCCAGGGAAGTGGAGGAAGGTGCAGTTATCTTCGGTTACTACGTTAAGGATCCAAGACCCTTTGGTGTGGTTGAATTCGATGAATCGGGAAATGTGATTTCTATAGAGGAAAAACCAGAAGTTCCTAAATCAAAATACGTTGTTCCAGGACTTTACTTCTACGACAACAATGTGGTTGAAATAGCCAAGAATGTTAAGCCCTCTGATCGTGGAGAGCTGGAGATAACCTCCATTAACGAGGCTTACCTTGAAGCTAAAAAATTAAAAGTTGAGTTAATGGGAAGGGGAATGGCATGGCTGGACACAGGAACACACAACGGTCTCCTGGAAGCTGCTAACTTCGTTGAAGCCATACAGAAAAGACAGGGATTCTTCGTGGCATGTCTGGAAGAAATCGCCTACAACAACGGCTGGATCACTCAAGATAAAGTGCTTGAGCTGGCTGAACCCCTCAAGAAAACTGAATACGGACAGTACCTGATTGAACTCATCAACGGTACACAGTTATAGTTCTAAATTTAATTTCAAATTAAGAGTTTAATTTCAAATAGGAGAATCATTATGGGTAAGTTTAAATTTATGGAAACATCCATTGAAGGCGTGTACATCGTGGAACCCACTGTATTTGGGGATGAACGCGGTTACTTCATGGAAACCTACCATGAAATGGAGTTTAAAGAGGCTGGAATCGATGCAACATTCGTTCAGGACAATCAATCCAAATCTAAAAGGGGAGTTTTAAGGGGACTTCACTTCCAACGCACAAAACCCCAGGGCAAACTCGTCAGGGTTATCAGGGGAGAGGTCTTCGATGTTGCAGTGGATCTGAGAAGGGATTCTGCAACCTACGGAAAATGGGAGGGAGTCACCCTCTCTGAAGACAACAAAAAACAGTTCTACATACCTGAGGGCTTTGCCCACGGCTTCTTGGTACTTTCAGATGAAGCAGAATTCACCTACAAATGCACAGACTTTTACGATGCTGATGATGAAGGAGGAATCCTCTGGAACGACCCTGAGATAGGTGTTGAATGGCCTCTTGAGGGTGTGGATGAGCTTATTTTGTCTGAGAAGGATGAGAAGTGGAAGCCATTGGAAGAGACTGTTACGGACTTTTGATTCAAGAAAATATAAAAAATAAAGATTACATACGAAAATAAAAAGAGAAAAACGATTTAATACAATTAATTATATCTTTTTATTCCAAATATAAGTCGCTATAATACCCCCACAGTGGGCCATAATTCCTGAATCGATTAATTTAAGGTAGGGATAATGTTTTTCCATATACTCAGCTGTAACTTCGGATTGTAAATGTTTCTCATGTTTATTACCGTATACCTCATTCTGTTCATACTCATAAGGAATTGAAATTATAATATGGTCACATTTATTATTATTTATAAATCCTGATAATAAGTTCTTAGATTCTTTTAAATCTATATGTTCTAGTACATCACCCATTATTATCAAATCATAAAAATCAAAATCAAAATCAAGAATGTTTTCTATAAAAATATTGTCATAAATTTTATCTAATCCCATTTCTGCAATATTTTCACCATATACATCTAAACCATCAATATTTTGATAATAAAAAGCTCTTAATATTTTACCATATATTCCTGCTCCAAAACCAACATCCAAAATTTTTGCATCTTTTTTTATATTTTCTAAAATATATTTTAATACAGATAATTTGCCTTCATCTGCACTTACTCCTCTTAAATTCTTTTTTAAACTAAATCCAACCATTTGAGATCTTTCAAACACTAATTTTTCATTAACATTCTCCAAATCAACAACCTGACCCCCAAGACTCACATTATCCTTTTCCAAATCAACAACCTGACCCCTAAGACTCACATTATCCTTTTCCAAATCAACAACCTGACCCCTAAGACTCACATTATCCTTTTCCAAATCAACAACCTGACCCCTAAGATTTTCTTTTTCCATTTCTAATTCTTTAACCATACCCGTCTTTCTTATTTGATTTTTAATCATTCTTTTAATCATTTTATTCCCCGATTGGTCAAATTCATTTGAGTGATATGTGATTCATCATTATAAAGTACTTGAAAGTTTTTTTAAGTTTTAAAAAGATTTCTATAAAGATTATTTATTCAATTTAAATGAAGTGTAATTATTCTGAAATAATATATCAATATATTTATTGCCCTTCTTTAAATGTATTTAAACAACATATGCTAAAAATAAAGAGCTATGTAATACTCATCCTTGAAAAACACTAGTTTAGTAAATAAAAACTAAACATTAATTAACCTTAAGTATAATGTGCGGTTAATATAAGTTATTTGATAACATTAATAGATTCAAAGGGATTACTATGGGGTACAAAATAAGTGTTATAATACCAGTATTTAACGTTGAAGATTATATTAGAGATGCATTAAAATCTATTCTGAAACAAACCATTGGCTTTGAGCATCTTGAAGTAATCATGATTAATGATTGCTCCACTGATAAAAGTGGAGAAATAATAGATGAATATGCTTCCAGATATGCAAATTTCATCTCAATTCATCTACCTGAAAATAGTGGAACTGCAGGAAAACCAAGAAATATAGGTATAAAAGAAGCTACTGGCGATTATTTGATGTTTCTTGATCCAGATGATCTTTATACGGATGATGCTTGTGAAGTATTATATAATACAATAAAAGAAGAAAATATTGACATTGTATTTGCTAAATATATTGTTTTTTCAGAGAATACCCAACAAAAAGTCGTCTATAATTTCAAGGATATTAAAGAAATAAAAGTGGAAACAGTTGAAGATGATCCTCGTTTATTAACATTACCTCCCTCAATATGGACAAAAATTTATAAAAGATCTTTTATCCAAGAAAATAATTTACTATTTCCTTTAGAAGTATTACTCGCAGAAGATTTAGCATTTATGGTAGATTCTTTTTTAAAAGCAAAGGGGATACTTTTTTTAAATAATTATTATTGTTATCATTACAGGATACGTAATGTTAAGGGAAAAGAGTCCATTACCAATAATAAAGATAAAAATAATTTAATTGGCGCCGCAGAAGGTTATTATGAAACTTATGATATATTGAAAAACGATGAAAAAGAAGAATATTTTCCTTCTATATTTAAACCACATTTGGAATTCTGGGCTGATGGATTTATACATAGTAATACAACAAAAATTGAAAAAAAAGAAGTTCTGGAAAAAATGGGTTTTCTTTTTGAAAAACTTAAAAAATATGATGCAACTCCCCAGAAAAAGTATTTAATTCCCTTATTTAATAGTATAATCAATAAAAACTATGATGAGTCAATTTTACTGGCAGAAATATTGGATGATTATCTAAAAAACAAACAAATGTTACAAAAAGTACAAGAATTGCAAAAACAACAAGAAGAACAGTTATATCTAAAGAAAAAACAAGTGGCAGAATTACAAACTTTTGTCGGTTATTGTAACTATAAATCAAAGAATATCATCAGTCGAGCAAAAAATAGGATTACTCCTCAAATTAAGGGGCTTAAGAAGATATCCTTAACCTAATAGTTTATAACGTTTTTTAGGTGATGTTATTGAAAAATGTAATTATATTATGTGATCTCATACATGTTAACGTTGGTGGTCTCGCTCGAGTTGTATTAAATAGATCTAATCTATTTTGTGAAAAAGGCCACTCTGTCACTATTTTAACAATAGAAGCAGATAAAAATTATAAAATAATTGAAAATGACTTGAAGAAAAAAGATATGTTAAATCCAAGGGTAAAAATTATTAATATTTATAATTATTACAGAAAGAAGAATACAAGAACATCTTTAATAAAGAAGATCATTAGCAGAGCTAACTATTATACAAAAAAAGCTGTTGTGCGCGAGCTTAGTTATAAAGTCATCAATGAATATGATACTAAAAGAAAAGCATATTATCTTCGTTTTAACAATTATTTGATGCATAAAAAGTGGAGAAAAGGTGGTTCATTAGAGTATATAGATTATTTTAATGAAAATGGGAGTTTAAAAAAACGTGTCCATTATCTTCATGGTTTTAGAAGTAAAGAAGTAAATTATGAAGCAGGTCAAATTAGTCAGAATAAATATTACACTGATGATGGATTTTGTTATTTAATTGAAGTATTTAATAATAATTCTCAAAAAAATTTGATATTATTATTTAATAGGAATAATAAAATTATGGTTTTTAATAATGAAAAAGAATTTCACAAACAATTTATAACAGAAATATGTAACAATTACGATGATAAACCCTATTTGATCTGTGATGGTTCGGGACCTACACCTACAATATCAAATATTGATTCTGAAGTAGCTTATAAAATATCTCAGATGCACTCAAATCCATATATTAAACCATATTGTTTTGGAAGTCCAATGAGGAAAGTAGGTATTTTAGACGGACAAATAGAAAAAGTAGATGCATTTATAACTTTAACTGAAAAACAAAGGAAGGACATTATAAAAGAATTTGGGGATCATCAAAATACTTATGTAATACCCAATTTTGTTTTGAATCATAAAGAATTAAGTTTGAGTAAAGATCCTAATAAAATTAGTATGTTTATTCGCTTTTCTCCTGAAAAAAATGTTGAAGACGCTATAAAAGCTTTTAAACTGGTAGTTAATAAAAAGAAAAATGCTACTTTAGATATTTTTGGAAGAGTGGGCAGTGTACGTGGAGAACACTACGAATTTAAGAAAATTCAAAAACTAATAAAAAAATTACATTTAGAAAATAATGTGTTTTTGAAAGGATTTACTGATGAAATAGACATAGAGATGAGCACATCCATTGCAACATTACTAACATCAAAATTTGAGGGTTTTGGTATGGTTATATTAGAATCCATGCTAAATTCAACCCCAGTTATCAGTTATGATATTAACTACGGTCCAAGTGACCTAATTGATCATAATAATGATGGATTTTTAGTAGAACCCTACAATATTGAACAACTCTCTAAATACATAATTGAATTATTAGAGGATACAGAAAAAGCTAAAAAAATGGGTTTAATCGCTAGAAAAAAGGTTTTAAAAAAGTACACTGAGGATAGTATAATCCCTCAGTGGGAAAACTTATTTGATATAGTTTCTAAAAAAACGGTTAACACCAAAAAACATGAAAAAATCAATTACTAAGGGACTAACATGATCGTCAGTGATATATTCCAACACAGATTCATTATCAACTTTTCAAAGTACAGATATTTACTTTCAGAGCTTATAAAAAGGGACATCAAGATCAAGTACAGAAGATCAGTGATCGGAATATTCTGGAGTTTTTTAAATCCATTGTTGACCATGGTAGTTTTAACCATCATATTTTCAACTATTTTTGCCATGAAGATAGAAAACTTTCCTGTTTACTTTTTAACTGGAAAAATAGTATTTGATTTCTATTCTCAGGGAAGTAAGGCAGCTATGCTGTCCATAAGGAGTAATGCGTCCATCATAAAAAAGATATACGTGCCCAAGTACATGTACAGTTTGGGGGTAACTTTTTCAAACTTCGTTACATTCCTGCTTTCGCTCATAGTCCTTTTTGGAGTGATGATCGCTACAAATGCAGGTTTTACATGGTACGCTCTTAGTGCAGTTATACCCATCTTCCTGCTCCTCATGTTCACCATTGGTGCGGGTCTGCTGCTTGCCACCCTAACAGTATTTTTCAGAGATATTGAACATTTATACGGAGTTTTCATCACACTTCTAATGTATGGAAGTGCAATTTTTTACCCTGCAAGCATTATTCCCCAGAAGTATCAGATTTTCCTGGAGCTGAACCCTGTGTATGCAATTATAAGTCTGTGCAGGGATTCCTTCCTTTACGGAAAAGCTTTTGATCCAACAACTTTACTATTTGCAACGGTGTGTTCCGTGGGGATCCTTGTTCTGGGAGTAATTCTCTTCTACAAGTATCAAGATAAATTCATTTTGTATATATAATGGGTCTGAAATAGTAGGTGATGTTCTTGGGAGAAACAGTTATTGAAGTGGAAAATGTAAGTATGGAGTTCAATTTAAGCCAGGAAAAAGTGGACAACCTTAAAGAGTACGTTATAAAACTTTTAAAAAGACAACTTTTATTTCAGGAGTTCTGGGCCCTCAAAAATATTTCCTTTAAAGTTGAAAAAGGTGATAAAGTTGGAATCATTGGATTGAACGGTGCAGGTAAAAGTACGCTCCTCAAAATAATCTCTGGAGTTATGAAACCTACAGAGGGCAATCTCAAAATAAAGGGCAAACTCGTACCACTCCTGGAGCTAGGAGCTGGATTTGATTCAAATTACACTGGAAGGGAAAATGTTTTTCTTAACGGTGCCATGTTAGGTTACACCAAAGAATTTTTAGAAAAAAAATATGATGAAATAGTGGAATTTGCAGAATTAGAGAAGTTCATGGATGTTCCAGTGAAAAATTACTCCTCAGGTATGCAAGCAAGATTAGGTTTTGCCATAGCCACCATGGTTGAACCAGAAATACTCGTTCTTGATGAAGTACTATCTGTTGGAGATGCTAAATTCAAAGAGAAGAGTCAACAAAGAATAATGTCACTTTTTGATAAGGGAGTAACAGTTTTATTCGTTTCCCACTCAGCAGAAGATGTTAGACATATGTGCAACAAGGCAATATGGCTTGAAAGAGGAAAGATAGTGATGCAGGGTGAAGTTAACGAAGTCTGTGATAAGTACATGGAAAGTTTAGGATTAAGCAAATGAGGGATTCCATATCAATTTAAAATTATTCAAACATTTTTTATTTTAATTTTAGAGGTTTTATATGAATCATAATTATAAAATAAGCGTTATCATTCCAGTTTATAATGTTGAAGATTACATAGGACGCTGCCTGGATTCCCTAGTCAACCAGACATTGGGTATAGAAAATATTCAGGTTATAGCGGTTAACGACTGCACACCGGACAACAGCATGGCAGTTGTGGAAGATTATGCCAAAAAATATCCTTCAATAGAAATCGTGAAACATAAGACCAATCAGGGGCAGGGAGCAGCCCGTAACACGGGTTTATCCTATGCTGAAGGGGATTACATCACATTCGTTGATTCTGATGATTTCATCTCTGAAAACACCTACGAGGTCTGTCTGGAAAAATTTGAGAAATATAACTGCGATCTGGTTATCTACGAATACGAATATTACAGTGAATCTGGAAAGGAGTACCAGAGGAATCCTTCAGGAGTACTTTTTGATGAAAACCAACTTGTAGAGGATATCACTCAAACCCCAGAAATCGTGTTCTCCACATCCCTCTGTAACAAGGTTTATCCCAATAAATTTAAATCCCTTTTAAAGTTCCCAAACACGTTGTATGAGGATATGGTGCCAACGATAACCATCATCTTCAAATCAAAAAGGATATACATAACCAACGAATGTAAGTACCATTACAGAAAACGAGAAAGTGGTATAAAATCAACCACCGACGATTTTCTGGAGAAAACAGACAGTTACAGGGATTTTATATTCATCCATTACGAGTTATACACACTTTTAAATGAGTATCCACAGTACAAACCATTAATAGACTGGATCAACGCAAGGGATACCAGATATTTTGTACTGGATCTGATTTTAAGGAATGTTTTCAGCCATGAGGAGAGAAAAGAGATTTTTTACAAGGCAAAAGAGTACATGGGAGATGTTTCAGAGGATACCCTGAAAAAATTCGACCCATTCTGGAGGGAATTTTTAAGGGATGTGCAGAAAAAATCTTACTGGCCGTTCTTCATCAAGTACAGGAGCCTTTATCCAAGGATCAAGTACAAGGTCTTAAAAATTGCAAAATTAATGAAACTGTACTATTTAAGGAGTTTAAAAGTTTCTCAAATTGCAGTTTCCCTATTCCTTTCCATATTATATAAACGGAATCCCAAAAGTAAGGGTATCTGGCTTCTTTCAGAAAGACCGTCTGAAGCCAAGGACAATGGATACAGATTCTTCCAGTACATAAGGGAGGAGCACCCTGAGATCAATGCATACTACGTAATCGACAAATCCTGTGAAGAGGACTACAACAGGGTGAAACCACTGGGAAACGTCATTCAACATGGAAGCTGGAAGCATAAAACATTATTCATGCTCTCAGAGAAGTTGATAACAGCCCACAAGGGTTTCATTGAACCATGGAATTACAGGAATTTTAAAAGGTACTTCCAGAGGTTCACAAAGGAGAAAAAGTACATATTTCTCCAGCATGGAATCATTGGAAACGGTGTCATGGACTTTTTAGGAAAGCGAAACCCAAACAACCATTTCAACCTGTTCATCTGCGGTGCCAAACCTGAATTCAATTACATAAACAACAATTTCGGCTACCTTCCAGGTGAGGTTGCATACACAGGTCTGGCAAGGTTCGATTACCTGAAAAACCAGCCCAAAAATCAGATACTCATAATGCCAACCTGGAGAACTGGGATAGTGCAGCCATCCTGGGTAAAGAATAAAGTGGTGGAGGATGAAGACTTTTTAAGTTCAGAGTACTTCCAAAGGTTTCAGAGCATCATAAACAACAAAAAGCTCATGGATCTTCTGGAAAAACATGATTTCAAACTGATATTCTATCCCCACTACGAGGTCCAGCAGTACTTGAAGTACTTCAAAAGCTCCAGCAACAGGGTTGTGCTAGCAGATAAGGATTCAACTGATGTGCAAACACTGCTCATGGAATCCAAACTGTTGATAACAGATTACTCCAGTGTTCACTTCGACTTCGCCTACATGAACAAACCTTTGGTATATTACCAGTTTGACAGAGAGATATTCTTTAAAAAACATTATAAAAAGGGATACTTCTCCTTTGAGGACCATGGTTTCGGACCTGTTATGGAAAGTGAAGAAGAACTCATAAGGTTC is a genomic window of Methanobacterium congolense containing:
- a CDS encoding DUF4012 domain-containing protein; amino-acid sequence: MILKKKPPKPKRRTLERRTFEEPKKRIEFKRGRRRKYRLGKGLKLILAAVLIFLLGAAAFVIYEYEQPSSVNTMKGEHNILLLCVDPTEDNGTEGMGSIDMAFAVYVVDGNVKNVTSIYPGGLRSSNLTEPPELGTGNMLLHDSLYGVSTEEGAQQAQEIVEYNKGIKTDAVVMVTPDAIDALLTAVGPVEVNGQNQTITDSIGFIRNMTEEKNSTEKRGDAVHSLMDPILNAAEDNPSIYLNLANVAMDQYNKGNIRVVPSDLVAQFAVTKSVHSII
- the rfbA gene encoding glucose-1-phosphate thymidylyltransferase RfbA, which translates into the protein MKGIVLAGGSGTRLYPITKAVSKQLLPIYDKPMVYYPLSVLMLAGIREILIISTPRDLPLYRDLLGDGSDLGVSFSYKIQEEPKGLAEAFILGEEFIGDDSVALVLGDNIFHGHRFSEILKKAREVEEGAVIFGYYVKDPRPFGVVEFDESGNVISIEEKPEVPKSKYVVPGLYFYDNNVVEIAKNVKPSDRGELEITSINEAYLEAKKLKVELMGRGMAWLDTGTHNGLLEAANFVEAIQKRQGFFVACLEEIAYNNGWITQDKVLELAEPLKKTEYGQYLIELINGTQL
- the rfbC gene encoding dTDP-4-dehydrorhamnose 3,5-epimerase; translation: MGKFKFMETSIEGVYIVEPTVFGDERGYFMETYHEMEFKEAGIDATFVQDNQSKSKRGVLRGLHFQRTKPQGKLVRVIRGEVFDVAVDLRRDSATYGKWEGVTLSEDNKKQFYIPEGFAHGFLVLSDEAEFTYKCTDFYDADDEGGILWNDPEIGVEWPLEGVDELILSEKDEKWKPLEETVTDF
- a CDS encoding methyltransferase domain-containing protein, whose translation is MIKRMIKNQIRKTGMVKELEMEKENLRGQVVDLEKDNVSLRGQVVDLEKDNVSLRGQVVDLEKDNVSLGGQVVDLENVNEKLVFERSQMVGFSLKKNLRGVSADEGKLSVLKYILENIKKDAKILDVGFGAGIYGKILRAFYYQNIDGLDVYGENIAEMGLDKIYDNIFIENILDFDFDFYDLIIMGDVLEHIDLKESKNLLSGFINNNKCDHIIISIPYEYEQNEVYGNKHEKHLQSEVTAEYMEKHYPYLKLIDSGIMAHCGGIIATYIWNKKI
- a CDS encoding glycosyltransferase family 2 protein, translated to MGYKISVIIPVFNVEDYIRDALKSILKQTIGFEHLEVIMINDCSTDKSGEIIDEYASRYANFISIHLPENSGTAGKPRNIGIKEATGDYLMFLDPDDLYTDDACEVLYNTIKEENIDIVFAKYIVFSENTQQKVVYNFKDIKEIKVETVEDDPRLLTLPPSIWTKIYKRSFIQENNLLFPLEVLLAEDLAFMVDSFLKAKGILFLNNYYCYHYRIRNVKGKESITNNKDKNNLIGAAEGYYETYDILKNDEKEEYFPSIFKPHLEFWADGFIHSNTTKIEKKEVLEKMGFLFEKLKKYDATPQKKYLIPLFNSIINKNYDESILLAEILDDYLKNKQMLQKVQELQKQQEEQLYLKKKQVAELQTFVGYCNYKSKNIISRAKNRITPQIKGLKKISLT
- a CDS encoding glycosyltransferase yields the protein MKNVIILCDLIHVNVGGLARVVLNRSNLFCEKGHSVTILTIEADKNYKIIENDLKKKDMLNPRVKIINIYNYYRKKNTRTSLIKKIISRANYYTKKAVVRELSYKVINEYDTKRKAYYLRFNNYLMHKKWRKGGSLEYIDYFNENGSLKKRVHYLHGFRSKEVNYEAGQISQNKYYTDDGFCYLIEVFNNNSQKNLILLFNRNNKIMVFNNEKEFHKQFITEICNNYDDKPYLICDGSGPTPTISNIDSEVAYKISQMHSNPYIKPYCFGSPMRKVGILDGQIEKVDAFITLTEKQRKDIIKEFGDHQNTYVIPNFVLNHKELSLSKDPNKISMFIRFSPEKNVEDAIKAFKLVVNKKKNATLDIFGRVGSVRGEHYEFKKIQKLIKKLHLENNVFLKGFTDEIDIEMSTSIATLLTSKFEGFGMVILESMLNSTPVISYDINYGPSDLIDHNNDGFLVEPYNIEQLSKYIIELLEDTEKAKKMGLIARKKVLKKYTEDSIIPQWENLFDIVSKKTVNTKKHEKINY
- a CDS encoding ABC transporter permease, whose translation is MIVSDIFQHRFIINFSKYRYLLSELIKRDIKIKYRRSVIGIFWSFLNPLLTMVVLTIIFSTIFAMKIENFPVYFLTGKIVFDFYSQGSKAAMLSIRSNASIIKKIYVPKYMYSLGVTFSNFVTFLLSLIVLFGVMIATNAGFTWYALSAVIPIFLLLMFTIGAGLLLATLTVFFRDIEHLYGVFITLLMYGSAIFYPASIIPQKYQIFLELNPVYAIISLCRDSFLYGKAFDPTTLLFATVCSVGILVLGVILFYKYQDKFILYI
- a CDS encoding ABC transporter ATP-binding protein; translation: MFLGETVIEVENVSMEFNLSQEKVDNLKEYVIKLLKRQLLFQEFWALKNISFKVEKGDKVGIIGLNGAGKSTLLKIISGVMKPTEGNLKIKGKLVPLLELGAGFDSNYTGRENVFLNGAMLGYTKEFLEKKYDEIVEFAELEKFMDVPVKNYSSGMQARLGFAIATMVEPEILVLDEVLSVGDAKFKEKSQQRIMSLFDKGVTVLFVSHSAEDVRHMCNKAIWLERGKIVMQGEVNEVCDKYMESLGLSK
- a CDS encoding bifunctional glycosyltransferase/CDP-glycerol:glycerophosphate glycerophosphotransferase, which produces MNHNYKISVIIPVYNVEDYIGRCLDSLVNQTLGIENIQVIAVNDCTPDNSMAVVEDYAKKYPSIEIVKHKTNQGQGAARNTGLSYAEGDYITFVDSDDFISENTYEVCLEKFEKYNCDLVIYEYEYYSESGKEYQRNPSGVLFDENQLVEDITQTPEIVFSTSLCNKVYPNKFKSLLKFPNTLYEDMVPTITIIFKSKRIYITNECKYHYRKRESGIKSTTDDFLEKTDSYRDFIFIHYELYTLLNEYPQYKPLIDWINARDTRYFVLDLILRNVFSHEERKEIFYKAKEYMGDVSEDTLKKFDPFWREFLRDVQKKSYWPFFIKYRSLYPRIKYKVLKIAKLMKLYYLRSLKVSQIAVSLFLSILYKRNPKSKGIWLLSERPSEAKDNGYRFFQYIREEHPEINAYYVIDKSCEEDYNRVKPLGNVIQHGSWKHKTLFMLSEKLITAHKGFIEPWNYRNFKRYFQRFTKEKKYIFLQHGIIGNGVMDFLGKRNPNNHFNLFICGAKPEFNYINNNFGYLPGEVAYTGLARFDYLKNQPKNQILIMPTWRTGIVQPSWVKNKVVEDEDFLSSEYFQRFQSIINNKKLMDLLEKHDFKLIFYPHYEVQQYLKYFKSSSNRVVLADKDSTDVQTLLMESKLLITDYSSVHFDFAYMNKPLVYYQFDREIFFKKHYKKGYFSFEDHGFGPVMESEEELIRFLESALENNFSMDPEYRTRTDDFFILKDDRNCERIYNEIMKLDQHYVVVDNLIDEIFKDHKQKLSFNGLDIYLHGNYIMYVADSIKRVNNKFFLEVSHDSQDFHEAPDLLNLDFFFKDLRVAEDKRSKYTDKNIAIVKIPKVKIKSIKIGQYINEEVKNLGEFILNKN